From Ipomoea triloba cultivar NCNSP0323 chromosome 5, ASM357664v1, the proteins below share one genomic window:
- the LOC116021096 gene encoding uncharacterized protein LOC116021096, with translation MERVSLKLACFLVLFMATLSLLPSSLMAKMSIGPNKLQTFMTGQLCKSHSDCRSNSAYPGNFCMNKNSGSGIGHCVGFQSTLALPSETKDEEGKPRVGCGQCDSDEDCRDCSTLAYCYYEVSLLIGFCA, from the exons ATGGAAAGAGTTTCACTGAAGCTAGCTTGCTTCCTAGTGCTTTTCATGGCGACATTATCTT TGTTGCCATCAAGTTTGATGGCAAAAATGTCTATAGGACCAAACAAGCTTCAAACGTTCATGACTGGGCAGCTCTGCAAATCTCACAGTGACTGCAGAAGCAATAGTGCTTACCCTGGCAACTTCTGTATGAACAAGAATTCTGGATCTGGAATTGGTCATTGTGTTGGATTTCAATCCACTCTGG CTCTGCCATCAGAAACGAAGGACGAGGAAGGCAAGCCAAGAGTTGGCTGTGGACAGTGTGACTCTGACGAAGATTGTCGAGATTGTAGCACACTTGCTTATTGTTATTATGAAGTATCTTTGCTTATAGGCTTTTGTgcgtga
- the LOC116020355 gene encoding cysteine-rich receptor-like protein kinase 6 produces the protein MGDTMPNLEEVYLAGNKFYGTIPISFPNASKLQIFEVSQNHFIGKIPDNIGKLKHLFYLNLELNLLGKITPSLASLKSIKHLDISNNKLTGEIPRELQKVSLLKYLNLSFNDPEGSLIDICTEQLKASMKQILLVREALALFTKEDGGGRNNVLSVLQRLNITIDVASGLYYLHNDCEPPIIHCDLKPSNILLDKDLIANVGDFGLGRLYSRTIEDSSQKSSTLGLKGSIGCIAPKYGTGGNPSICGDIYSYGIFLLKMFTAKRPTYDFSGDDCSSLCEYFEAALPDDVMRIVDPLLLVCQETTME, from the exons ATGGGAGACACCATGCCTAACTTGGAAGAAGTCTATCTTGCTGGCAACAAATTCTATGGAACCATCCCTATTTCATTTCCCAATGCCTCGAAGCTTCAAATTTTTGAGGTTTCACAAAACCATTTCATAGGTAAAATTCCAGACAATATTGGAAAGCTAAAACATCTTTTCTACTTGAATCTTGAGTTGAATCTTCTTG GAAAAATCACACCTTCTTTGGCTTCATTGAAAAGCATTAAGCATTTAGATATTTCAAACAACAAGTTGACTGGAGAGATACCGAGAGAACTCCAAAAGGTTTCTCTCTTGAAATATTTAAACCTTTCTTTCAATGATCCAGAAG GATCTCTTATAGATATTTGCACCGAGCAACTCAAGGCTTCAATGAAACAAATTTTATTGGTTCGGGAAGCTTTGGCTCTGTTTACAAAGGAAG ATGGTGGAGGGAGAAATAATGTTCTGAGTGTTCTTCAAAGGTTAAACATTACAATTGATGTAGCTTCAGGGTTGTACTATCTACACAATGATTGTGAGCCTCCTATTATTCATTGTGATCTAAAGCCAAGTAACATTCTTCTTGACAAAGACTTAATTGCTAATGTTGGAGATTTTGGGTTAGGAAGACTTTATTCACGAACAATTGAAGATTCATCACAAAAGAGTAGCACCCTCGGGTTAAAGGGGTCCATTGGCTGTATTGCACCAA AATATGGAACAGGAGGGAATCCATCAATTTGCGGAGATATATATAGTTATGGAATCTTTTTATTGAAAATGTTCACTGCAAAAAGACCTACATATGACTTTTCTGGTGATGATTGTAGTAGtctttgtgaatattttgaggCAGCATTGCCAGATGATGTGATGAGGATTGTAGACCCGTTACTTCTAGTATGCCAAGAAACAACCATGGAATAA